From Fusobacterium mortiferum ATCC 9817, a single genomic window includes:
- a CDS encoding type 2 periplasmic-binding domain-containing protein, with protein sequence MTKTKLKVLIVIIILISFVIVVKNKKIENYPQNTIDVIIAYKEGGGTDIGTRLLLKKIQKSFPISFNIKNIPGKNGGIGYSTILGAKPDGYTIGVINFPNFLSLSLQKKLNIQKMIWK encoded by the coding sequence ATGACAAAAACAAAGTTAAAGGTTTTAATAGTGATTATTATATTGATTTCTTTTGTTATAGTAGTAAAAAATAAAAAGATAGAAAATTATCCTCAAAATACTATTGATGTAATAATAGCATATAAAGAAGGTGGAGGTACAGATATAGGAACACGATTACTATTAAAGAAAATTCAAAAATCTTTTCCAATTTCATTTAATATAAAAAATATACCTGGTAAAAATGGAGGAATAGGCTATAGTACTATATTGGGTGCGAAGCCAGATGGATATACAATAGGAGTTATAAACTTTCCTAATTTTTTAAGTCTTTCTCTACAAAAAAAATTGAATATTCAAAAGATGATATGGAAATAA
- a CDS encoding tripartite tricarboxylate transporter substrate-binding protein, whose amino-acid sequence MEIIANYIYDSGVLIVNLNSKWKNLEEFILEAKKNPRKITLGNNGIGMSNHLGGIMLENEAGIEFIHTPFSSSSDILEALEKGYIDAAIVKISEVGDVNRKFQILASFTEERLERIGDIPTLKEKGYDVIFGSTRAFVVPKGTPRQILEKLREILKKGIRSYENIENFKKIGLNIKYIEADEMKSCIEEEEKN is encoded by the coding sequence ATGGAAATAATAGCAAATTATATTTATGATTCAGGAGTCTTAATTGTAAATCTAAATAGTAAGTGGAAAAATTTAGAGGAGTTTATACTTGAAGCAAAGAAAAATCCGAGAAAAATAACATTAGGAAATAATGGGATAGGGATGTCAAATCATCTAGGTGGAATAATGTTAGAAAATGAAGCTGGAATAGAGTTTATACATACTCCATTTAGCAGTAGTAGTGATATTTTAGAAGCTCTAGAAAAAGGCTATATAGATGCAGCAATAGTAAAAATAAGTGAAGTAGGAGATGTTAATAGAAAATTTCAAATATTAGCTTCTTTTACAGAAGAGAGATTAGAGAGAATAGGAGATATTCCTACATTAAAGGAAAAAGGTTATGATGTAATATTTGGTTCAACAAGAGCATTTGTTGTACCTAAAGGAACACCTAGACAAATTTTAGAAAAGCTTCGTGAAATATTAAAAAAAGGTATACGTTCTTATGAGAATATAGAAAACTTTAAAAAAATAGGACTAAATATAAAATATATTGAAGCAGATGAGATGAAAAGTTGTATAGAAGAAGAGGAAAAAAATTGA